Below is a window of Fimbriimonadaceae bacterium DNA.
ATAAGCTATCGGCTATCGGCTATCAGCTATCGGCGATCGGGTCGCAGATAGCTGATAGCTACTCCAACAGCGTCCCGTTGACCATCAGTCGGAAGCGATAGCCCAGTGTGTCGGCCGCTCGCCGGCACATCACCATGCGTGAGAGGAAGATCTCGAAGTACTCCATCACGCTGGCGTAACTCGTGTCGATCTCCAGTTCCAGCTCGATGGTGAGCTTTTCGGAATCAATGTTTACGTGGCTCTTCTGCACAGCGTAGTTCACCCGGTCATGAATGTCGAACGACTCGATGATCGGGTTTTGGACGCGGCTGAAGTGGACGTCCGACTTATCGGCAATGATCAGCGCGGCCGACATCGTATTCACCGGCACTCCGGCAAGCTCTTCGTGATTGCCGATGGCTCCCAGGATCGGCGCGACTTCGACCGGGTCCATATTCATTTCATTCAGGATCGTGAAGGCAATGTTTGCCCCGGTCATCGGGTGCCCGATACGATTGACGACATTGCCGATATCGTGAAGGTACGCGGCGATCTGGGCTAGTTCAACCTCGCGCGACGGT
It encodes the following:
- a CDS encoding HD domain-containing protein, producing METIISGTYHPVSYKEVKTHPKVIALINGANEVMRAMGYTEHGHRHVGIVAGITRSIMVELNAPSREVELAQIAAYLHDIGNVVNRIGHPMTGANIAFTILNEMNMDPVEVAPILGAIGNHEELAGVPVNTMSAALIIADKSDVHFSRVQNPIIESFDIHDRVNYAVQKSHVNIDSEKLTIELELEIDTSYASVMEYFEIFLSRMVMCRRAADTLGYRFRLMVNGTLLE